The genome window TCACCCATAACTATTTAAAACTTCAGTTAGACCACCCACGCTCACCACCGAGTTATCACCAAACTCCTAAACGCCACGAAGCCATATAGGTGATACCAATCACTAAGAGTAACATGTGCAGGCTCTCATTTGATCTAACAAGGCTAATGAGAATTATGGATGCACACTTGCTTCTCGGAATGCACTAATGAGACACTAATCTCGTGGTTATCAAATCTCATTCACTTCAGCTCTCTTTCTCCCCCAAATGGTTCCTTCAACTCAACAAAACCATAAGAGATCTCAAATAGATGAGATACTGTACTATACAAACAAAACGGATACCTTTGCATCATAAAAACAAAACGGATACCCTTCCTCCTCGACGAGGGATGAGGGAGAAAACGAGAAGttaataaaattaaaaaaaaaagcaATATAAAAGAGCAGAAGTAGCAGTACATCTGCATGCATGCAGATTTAGGCCCATCAAAAGAAGCGGATCGAACGTTTGCTTACGAGGCCAGGCCCATTATCGCTGCCCTCGAATGCAGTGCATAGACATACACAATACAAAAAACGCGGAAGGCAGCTACCATCTTCAATTCTTGGGCGAGCGGGCAGGGCAGCAATGGATGCAGGCATGCACAGGACGGAGGACGATCATGGCGTCTCGGAGGCGTCCTTGAGATCGTACTTCTCGAGGAGGGCGCCGCACTCCTTGAGCGGGTCCTTGCGGAAGAAGGCGATGGGGTTGGCGTAGCGGACGCCCTGCTGCTTGATGCCGTTGTTGGAGGTGAGCGGGACGCGGGCGCGGTCGCGGAACTCCTCGATCTCCGCGCACCCCGGGTCGGGGCTCCGGGCCAGCACCACCTCGCAGATCTCCTCCTGGTGGTCCTGGTCGATCTCCAGCTTGTACCACCCGCTGTCGTCCGTCGTCGCCTCCGCCTTGAGCGTCTCCTTGGACGCGCCGAAGTGCCGGCACACCACCTCCACCGTCGCGCCGGCCACGCTCCTGGACACGTTCGTCTCGAACCCGGCGCGGCAGGGGTCGCAGTACACGCGCCCCGTCACCACGAACCCGCCCGCCTTCTCCGCGGACGCCACGCCGGCCAGGGACGACGCCGCCGCCACGGCCAGAACTACGGCCACGGCGGCGACCAGCGTCGTCGTCGACCTGTTGCCGCCCTGCGTCGTCATTCGTTCTACGCCTAGCTAGCTAGCTTCTTTTCTTTGCTTGGGGgacggagagggagagggagaggatcGTTCGTGAACTCCTCTCGGCGAGGGGCCGCCATGCGCCCTTTATAGATAGATAGATGGAGAGGAGAGGCGGAGCTCGTTTCCAGGCTCGTCCGTCGGCGCCTGTGCGCCGTCCATGATCCCCACCCATCCCTCGCTAGCTATTCCTGGACTGGAACTGCTGCAACAGGATATATATTCAGCTTTTGCTCGCGTTGCAATCGTCAATTCCACCCATTCCCAGACATGACTTAAGCATCTTGGATCAAAGACTAAAAAGAAAGTTTAACACATCGGCAAAACACAGGCACTTCAGTTAACAGAGCAACTCGGCAACCGTTTCATCCCGTCAAAGACTAAAAAGAATTCTCTATAGCGACG of Zea mays cultivar B73 chromosome 8, Zm-B73-REFERENCE-NAM-5.0, whole genome shotgun sequence contains these proteins:
- the LOC100282058 gene encoding pollen allergen Phl p 11 precursor, with product MTTQGGNRSTTTLVAAVAVVLAVAAASSLAGVASAEKAGGFVVTGRVYCDPCRAGFETNVSRSVAGATVEVVCRHFGASKETLKAEATTDDSGWYKLEIDQDHQEEICEVVLARSPDPGCAEIEEFRDRARVPLTSNNGIKQQGVRYANPIAFFRKDPLKECGALLEKYDLKDASETP